AGGGAAATACATTTACACCGGCGATTGCAGCGCGTAATTTTAATGAAGGTGGTGAACGCACGGAATATAAAACGGATATTAACAACAAAACGCTTGAATTCTATTTGAAATATGATAAGGAATTACCGGAAATAAAAAGTAATATAGACGCGACACTAGGCTATGGCTACTATAAAAACAGTACCAAAGCTTATAATTTCGATCGGACCAATGAGGCTGGTGAGGTACTGACATCAGTCAATCTTCCTTTTGATAGACCTGAGAACTTATTAATCTCTTACTACGGTCGTTTGATCTATACCTATGATAATCGCTATGTACTCTCTGGAACATTACGTACTGACGGTTCCTCAAGGTTTAGTCCCGATAACCGATGGGGATATTTCCCTTCTGTAGGTTTTACTTGGCGCGCCAAAAATGAGCGTTTACTGAAAGATATTGCTGCACTTTCGGACCTTAAGTTCCGTCTAAGCTACGGAAAAACAGGACAGCAGGACGGTATCGCCAATTATTCTTACTTGCCTAATTATACAATCGGGGGTAATCAGTCCATGTATCGTTTTGGAAATGAATACTATTATTTGTATTCACCCGTGGTCTATGATGGTGATATCCGCTGGGAAAGCACCACAACATATAATGCAGGTATTGATTTTGGTTTTAACAACAACCGTATCTACGGGAGTGTAGATTACTATTCGAAAAAGACCAGGGATCTTTTGAGTACTATTCCGATAGCTGTGGGGTCTAACTTTAGCAATTTTCTGTTGACCAACGTCGGTAATATGGAAAATCAAGGGCTGGAGTTGAACCTGCATGTTGTCCCTGTCAAATCGGAGAAATCGACCTTGGATCTGGGCTTCAACTTGACTTACAACAGGAGTAAAGTCACCAACCTGACCCTGTCCGATGATCCGAATTTTATGATTGAAACGGGGGGTATCCGCGGTGGGACAGGCAATAATATTCAGGCCCATCAGGTAGGTTACACCCCTTATAGTTTTAGAGCATTTCAGCAGGTATATGATGAACAGGGAAAGCCAGTAGAGGGTTTGTATGTAGACCGGAACGGTGATGGAGTGATCAGTGATAGTGATCGTTATATGTACAAATCACCGCTTCCAAAATATCTATTGGGATTTACAGCTGCATATGCTTACCAGAAATGGTCCTTGGCAACGACACTACGCGCAAATTTGGATAACTATGTGTACGACAACGTGTCTTCCAATTTTGGCAGCAGCTACAATGTCATTGACCAGGCTTCCCTGGTGATCAACAATGCACCAGTAGATTTTCTGAATAGCAATTTCAAAGAAAAACAGCTTCAGAGTGATTATTATATCAAAAATGCCTCTTTTCTGAAAATGGATAATATCAATGTCTCGTATCAGCTTGGACAATTTATTCGAAACAGCAAAGCGAATCTTTCGATTTCGGCAACGGTGCAGAATGTCTTCACTGTTTCGAAATATAAAGGTGTAGATCCGGAGATCTCCAATGGTATTGATGACCGTTTTTATCCACGACCACGTACCTATGTATTGGGTATCAATGTCAATTTTTAGGAAAAGAAGAATGTTTAAATCGTGTATTAACTGCGCATAAAATGAAAAAATTAAATAAATATATATCGGCTTGTTTGTTAGCACTGGCGCTATCAAGTTGCCATAAAGATTTGGATCTCAAGCCCACCAATGATGTGATTGCTGAAGTGGCATATAAAGATTTTACCGGCTATACACAGGCTTTTGCAAGATTGTATGGTTCACTGACATTAACGAGCACTTCAGGCCCAAATAATACAGATCTGGGTGGTTTGGATGCGGGGACATCCGACTTTTTGCGTCTTTTTTGGAATGCACAGGAGCTGACGACCGACGAAGCCGCCTGCGCCTGGCTGAACGATCCCGGAATTAGCGGTTTGGATTACCTCAATTTTGATGATAGCAATCCTATGCTGCGGGGCCTCTATACACGCTGTGTATATACCGCGACACTGGTAAATGAATTTCTGAGAGAAAGCACCGATGCAAAGCTGAGTGAACGCGGTATCTCGGAAGCCGATAAAGCTGAAATCGCTTACTATCGTGCTGAAGCCCGCTTTATACGCGCTTATAATTATTGGGTATTGCTTGACCTATTTGGCAATCCGCCATTTGTGACGGAGGAAACCGCTGTGGGCAAAGTTGCCCCGCCACAGATCAAAAGGCCTGATCTTTTTGCCTATGTGGAAAAAGAGTTGTTGGCTGTGGCAGATCAGCTTAAAGGAAGTAAAAAGAATGTTTATGGTCGTGTAGACCAGGTTGCGGCCTGGGGACTACTGGCCAGACTATACCTCAATGCCGAAGTCTATCTAGGGACTGGCACTAAAAAATATACAGAGGCGATTACCTATGCCGAAAAAGTATTGAATTCGGGTTATAGTTTAGGAACGAATTATCGGCAGTTGTTTTATGCAGATAATGACCTGAACAATCCTGAATTTATCTTTTATCTACCTTATGATGGTACCAAGACCCAAAGTAAGGGTGGTACAACCTACCTGATCAATGCTGCGATTGACGCAACGATGAATCCGGGCTCCTTTGGTGTACCCGGTGGTGGCTGGGCAGGCAACAGAACCCGCGATAACATTGCTACGATTTTTGGCGACTATTCTGGCGCAACAGATAAACGCGCCATGTTCCATTTAAACGCTAGCGTTAAAATTGAGGACATTGCTGTCTATAAACAGGGCTTGGCTGTCACCAAATTCCGCAATGTCAACAAAGATAATACGGCTCCCGTTGCAGCGGAAGGATTTGTTGCTTCGGTAGATTTCCCATTGATCCGTTTGGCAGAAATGCACTTAATCTATGCCGAAGCTACCCTTCGTGGCGGTACAGGCGGAACAGTTGCTAAGGCACTTGATTATGTAAACAAATTGCGTGTAAGGGCCTATGGTAATACCAGTGGCAATTTAACGAATATCTCCTTGGACGATATCCTTAATGAACGTGTAAAAGAACTGTATTGGGAGGGATTTAGACGTTCGGATCTAATTCGCTACGGTAAATTTACGGGTGACAGTTACCTGTGGCCATTTAAAGGTGGTATGTTGGCAGGTCAGGCGGTACCAAGCTACAGAAATCTATTTCCGATTCCCGCCGCAGATATTATCGCCAATGTGAATCTCGTTCAGAATCCGGGCTACAATTAACCTAATGATGAATCTTTAATCTCGCAGCTCCTATCAGAGCGATGGGAGAACAAATAAATATAAGGGGTTAAAGGTGTTTATTTAAAAAAAATAATAAATAGCTGTTTACAGATGAAAATAATATATTATATAGGATTGGTGCTGCTACTGGCAACTTTCCAAAGGTGTAAAAAAGACGAAACACAGGCTAAATTGAACGCGACAGATGCGGTGAAATCAGCGGCATTGACTTTGGATAAAAATAGTCTGATCCTGTCCAAAAATAACGCAAACGATACGGTATTACATATTGCATTGATACAAGCCGATTTTGGCTATCAGGCAGCAGTGGCCAATGTGCTACAGTTTGGTATCAAGGGGGACAATTTTAAAACAGTGAAGGAAGTCGTTATTCCCGGCGGACGTACTGCAATGGGTTTTACTGGTTATGAACTAAATAGTTATTTGCTTGCTTTGGGCGTTCCGACAGGGGTGACATCGGACTTTGATGTCCGCGTAAAATCCAGCATCAACAGCAAAATCGCTGCGGTATATTCTGCGTTATCCGGGTTAAAAGCCAGTCCCTATGCATCGACAAGCTATTTATATGCTGTCGGAGCCTATCAGGGATGGGTTCCGGAGACAGCAGAATCGCTGATCTCGCCGACAAGTAATGGGATCTATAGCGGGATTATCTTTTTCCCCCAAGCGAATTTAGAGTTTAAGCTTACATCTGAACGCAATTGGGCTAATTCTTATGGTCAGACTGAGGCGGGGAAGATTGTATATAATGGCGGCGGAAATATTAAAGCACCACGTGCAGGAAATCTCGAGCTTGAAATCAATACCACTGCCAATACCATTACATACAAAGATCACAGCTGGGGTGTAATAGGTAGTGCTACACCAAAAGGCTGGGAAGCGGATACCGACATGAAGTATGACAATGCGAATCAGGTCTGGAAACTAACCGTTAATCTCACCGCAGGTGCCCTTAAGTTTCGTAAAAATCACGATTGGGGAACCAATTTTGGCGGTGTAAATGGTAGTCTTATCGCCGGTGGTGCAGATATTATGGTGACTACCGCTGGCAGCTATGCTATTGTCTTCGACCTTAATACAAATACTTATACATTGACCAAGAAATAAATTGTGCATATGCTGAAAAGAAATATAAGATTTACCACAGTATTTGTGGCACTAACTAGCCTCGGATGGAGCCCCCTGATGGGGCAATCCATCCAACGTGTGGAACCGCTGAACTGGTGGACAGGGATGGAGGTGCCTACAGTACAGTTGGTTGTCTATGGACCCCACATAGGCAAGAGCGACGTTCAGGTGGATGACAGGGGAATAGAATTGCTCAAAGTAAATCGGGTAGAGAATCCCAATTACCTTTTTCTGGATGTTAAGGTAAAAGCGGCTGCTCAACCCGGTTGGTCTACGTTTACTTTTAGCCTGGGGAAGAAAAAGTTGACCTATCGATACGAGCTCAAGCAAAGGGATCAGCGTATCAAAGCACAGGGAGTGACCAGTAAGGACTTGATTTATCTGATCATGCCAGACCGTTTTGCAAATGGCAATAAGACAAATGATCAAGTAAAAGGCATGTTGGACATGAGCCTGAATCGGGATTCAATGTATCTGCGTCATGGTGGCGATCTGGAAGGTGTAATAGGTAAATTGGATTACTTACAGGATCTTGGTGTGACCTCCGTCTGGTTGACACCGGTATTGACTAATGATATGCCTTTGGCCTCGTATCATGGTTATGCAAATACAGAGACTTATCATATAGATCCACGTTTTGGAAGCAATGATACCTATGTGCAGCTGGGAGAGCAATTACATAAACGTCGGATGAAACTGATCTTTGATGTAGTGCCCAATCATATCGGCAGCTATCATTGGACCGTGAAGGACAAGCCGATGGCGGATTGGCTCAATGAGTGGCCGAACTATACTCAGACTACTTACAAGGATCAGACTGTTTTTGATCCCTACGCGTCGGCAGATGACAAAAAGAAGATGGTTAAAGGTTGGTTTGTGCCAACTATGCCAGATATGAATCAGCAAAATACGTATGTACAGAACTATCTGACCCAAAGTCATATCTGGTGGATCGAAACAGCGGCCATTGATGGGTTTCGCATTGATACTTATCCTTACAATGACTTGGATTTTATGGCAAAATGGACCGATCGTATTCAAAAGGAGTATCCCAACTTTACCTTTTTTGGAGAAACTTGGGTACATGGTGTCGCGAACCAAGCCTATTTTCTAGGCGGGAAGCGTGTGGGACAGGATGTCGACTCGAAGCTGATGGGGGTGACGGATTTTCAACTGAATTATGCAATTGGGGATGCGCTTAATCAAAAAACCGAATGGACAGCGGGAGCAAATAAGCTTTATAGCACTTTGGCATCTGACTACCAGTACCCGCAGGCAGATCGAAATGTTCTTTTTTTGGATAACCATGATAAAGACCGTTTTTTCTCGGTCATAGGGGAAAATATACAAAAATATAAATCGGCTATGGCTTGGCTTCTGACAACAAGAGGGATTCCGCAGCTGTATTATGGTGCCGAGATCCTCATGAAAAACTTTTCCAATCCCGATGGCCTGTTACGAGAAGATTTTCAAGGTGGCTTTGCTGGCGACAAGGTCGATAAGTTTAAAGTCGGGGGACGGACAGCAGCAGAGCAGGATATGTGGAATTTTGTGCGCAGTCTGGCCAATTACCGTCAAAAAAATACCGTGTTGCAAACGGGGAAAACCATGCAATATGTACCTGAAGATGGAGTTTATGTGTATTTCCGTTACAATGATCAGCAAATTGTGATGGTTGTCATGAATTGCAACGATCAGGAAAAAGAGGTCAAATTGGACCGATTTACTGAAAGAAATACGGGAACGAAAGCTTATGTTGACGTTATTACACAACAAAAAATTACACCCGTTAATCAAAAAATCAAGCTGAGGGCTTACGAGACCAAAGTACTTGACCTAACATTTTAATACAACTTAAGATTTTAAAAGTTCTTTTTTTCAATGATTAATTATAATACTGTAAAGGCCGTAATATTTGATTTGGATGGTGTGTTGGTAGATACGGCAGTCTATCATTTTCAGGCATGGCATAGATTGGCAACGAGCTTGGGCTATACTTTTTCGCATGCGGAGAATGAACAGCTGAAAGGTGTGAGCAGAGTAGAATCGCTGGAGCTTATTTTGAAATGGGCCGGATTGGAAAAATCCGGACAGGAAAAAGAGCAGCTGCTGGTTCAGAAGAACCAATGGTATCTGAGCCTGATCGAACAGCTCAATCCAGGGCAGCTGCTTCCCGGTAGCCTCGATCTGCTCAATAAGCTTCGCGAAAAGAATATTTTGATTGGGTTGGGATCGGCCAGCAAAAATGCGTTGAACATACTTCAGAAAACCGGAATTGTGGATTATTTCGATGCTTTGATCGACGGAAATGCTGTTCAGGCATCTAAGCCAGATCCTGAGGTTTTCCTGAAAGGGGCAGAGGCTTTGGCGGTAGCACCTCAATCTTGTCTGGTGCTCGAAGATGCTCAGGCCGGCATCGATGCTGCTAAGGCTGCTAGTATGCAGGTTATCGGTGTTGGAAAAGCCGATAACTTAAAGGGAGCGGATGGCATAGTAGCCGACCTAAGGGCGCTAGTAGACAAATTTTAAATTATAGTAGCAATTAACGTATGAAAACATATATCAAGCATGATCCTTGGCAAATTATAGAAGATGAGTTTAGACCGGATCATAATGAATTTTCGGAAAGTATCTTTTCTATCGGCAATGGCCGTATGGGGCAACGGTCCAATTTTGAAGAACAGTTTAGTGGACAGACTTTACAGGGCTCTTATCTTGCAGGCATTTACTATCCGGATAAAACCCGTGTAGGCTGGTGGAAAAATGGTTATCCTGAATATTTTGCTAAAGTCATCAACTCTTTCAACTGGATCGGACTGACGATATCGGTCAACGGCCAGCCATTAGATCTGGCGAAAGTTAAGGTGAATTCATTTGAACGCCGGTTGGATATGAAACGGGGTATTTTGCACCGCAGTTTTGTTGCTGTGATGCCTGATGGAGCGGAGGTAAAGGTGGAGGCCAGTCGCATGTATCATCTTTTTGCACCCGAAACAGCTTCTTTGCAATATAACCTACAAGCGCTGTCGACCGCTATGGAATTGCAGGTGATTTCTTTTCTGGATGCCGATGTCGCGAATAGAGATAGTAATTACGACGAAAAATTCTGGGAACCATTGGCTCAGGGACAGCAGGGTACAAGTGTATTTATGTCTGCACAGACCAAAAAGACCGGATTTGTAGCCTGTGCTGCATTGGAAACCTATGTCGTAGGGCCAGAAAGCCAGATTAAGGCGGAGAGCCTCATTTCAACGACTGGTTATATGGCTGAGAAATATATCACGAGTCTAGTCCAGTCACAGGTACTTTGTATCGAGAAAAGAGTGGCAATTGTCACCTCTGAAAACCATGCTGTCGACCAGTTAAAGGAAGGGGCTACGACTTGTTTAGCTCAATTAGGGGAAGATAGTTTTGCGCAGCTTAAGGCAAAACAGGCTGCCGCATGGCAGGTAATTTGGGCAGAAAGCGATATTGAGATTTTTGGTGATGTTGCCGCCCAACAGGCCATTCGTTACAATATTTTCCAGCTGAATCAAACCTATACCGGTGCAGATGCACGGCTTAATATCGGCCCAAAAGGTTTTACGGGCGAGAAATACGGCGGTGTTACCTACTGGGATACCGAAGCGTATTGTATCCCATTTTATTTGGCTACGCAATCACCGGAGATTGCTCGTAATTTATTGTTGTACCGCTACCAGCAGCTGGATAAGGCCATCGAAAATGCCGAAAAGCTAGGCTTTAATAAGGGAGCAGCACTCTTTCCCATGGTAACTATCAATGGTGAGGAATGCCACAACGAATGGGAAATAACTTTTGAGGAAATACATCGCAATGGAGCGATCGCATTTGCGATCTACAATTACGTACGCTACACCGGAGATGCGGATTATATCTGGTCTCATGGTTTGGATGTATTGATTGCGATCAGTAGATTTTGGGCACAACGGGTCAATTGGAGTTCGGAAAAAAAACAATATGTCATGCTGGGTGTCACCGGACCGAATGAATACGAAAATAATGTCAATAACAACTGGTATACCAATAGAATTGCTTCCTGGTGTTTGGAATATACACTAAACTGTTTACAACAATGTAGAACAGCGGCTCCGGAGATTTATGCAACAGTGGTGGAAAGATTGGATATAACGCAAGATGAAAGGGCAGGTTGGCGGCATATCATCGACAAACTGTATTATCCTTATGATGAAAAAAGAGCGATTTATTTGCAACAGGACGGTTTTTTGGATAAAGAACTGATTGCGGTAGCGGACTTGGATCCTTCACAGCGTCCCATCAATCAAAAATGGAGCTGGGATCGTATCTTGCGGTCCTGTTATATCAAGCAGGCAGATGTGCTACAGGGCTTTTATTTTCTGGAGGAGCACTTTGACGATGATACGCTGCGACGCCATTTTGAATTTTATGAACCACTTACTGTGCATGAGAGTTCGCTTTCTCCTTGTGTACATGCAATATTGGCGGCCAAACTTGATAAAGCCGACAAAGCCTATGAGTTCTATTTGCGAACCTCACGTCTGGATCTGGATGATTATAATAATGATACAGAGGATGGATTGCATATTACCTCAATGGCCGGTACATGGATGACAATTGTTGAAGGATTTGCAGGTATGCGTATAAAAGATGGACAGCTGTATTTAAATCCAATGCTGCCCTCTGAATGGAAAGGATATAAGTTTCGTGTACTGTTTCGTGGGGCAAGCCTGTTGATCACGGTTTCCAACGAGTCTTACCTGATCGAAAACCAAAGCGATTTAACAGTCAATATTTTGACAGCAGTGGATGCATTTACTTTGGCTGCAAATAGTACGAGAGAGGTACTGCAGGTCAAGTAATGCAGTTTTTTTAGCTTGGCAAAGATGACACTCGCGCTTGGCTAAGATGGAACTGAAAATGGTAATTAAATTGTATTTTGTTTTAAATTTTGATAGCCTACTATGGGGAATAAACCTGAACTAAGTATAAGCCAGGTCATTAACATGAGTTTTGGGTTTTTAGGTATACAGATGGGCTTTGCCTTACAGAATGGCAATGCCTCACGTATTTTGCAATCCTTTGGCGCTGATGTGGAACATCTATCGTTATTTTGGTTAGCGGCGCCGATCACCGGCATGATTGTTCAGCCGATCATTGGTCACTATAGCGATCGTACATGGACAGCGCTTGGACGCCGTCGACCTTATATTTTGGTGGGAGCGTTGCTGACAACATTGACACTTTTTCTGATGCCGAATGCAGCGATGTTTACGCTGTTGTTACCACCGCTATGGATTGGAGCTGGCTTACTGATGTTTATGGATGCGTCGATTAATGTGACGATGGAGCCTTTTCGGGCTTTAATTGGAGACAACTTGCCCAGTAGTCAACGTAGTCTTGGCTTTTCTATACAAACCTTCCTTATCGGCGTGGGGGCAGTAGTTGGTTCGCTAATGCCTTATGTTTTTACCAAGTACTTCGGCTTTTCTGGAACAACAGCGGCTGGTCCTATACCTGAAAATGTGATTTATTCTTTCTATGCCGGTGGACTTGTGCTCTTGTGTACGGTGTTGTGGTCTGTTCTAAAAACAAAAGAATATAGCCCCAAAGAACTACAGTCTTTCACTGAAAATATTGATCAGGTTCAAGAAAACAGTACGGCTTTTGGGCTACGGACAATTTTGCGGGACATCAAAGCAATGCCGCAGGTTATGAAGAAATTGGGTTGGGTTCAGTTTTTTTCCTGGTTTGCGTTATTCATGATGTGGGTATACAGCACGCCAGCTATCGCTGAATCAGTATTCTATTTAAAAGAAGGGGATCGTACGGATCTCTATATGGAAGCCGCTAATTGGGTGGGTGTACTGTTTGGGATTTATAATGGGGTTTCTGCAATTTATGCCTTATTTATTCCGAAGATCGCCAGGCGCTATGGACGCAGCAGAACACATGCTTTTGGTCTTATGGTCGGTGGACTTTCATTGATATCACTTTTTCTGATCAAGGATGCCAATATGCTCATTTTGCCTATGATTGGGATTGGAATTGCTTGGGGAAGTATTTTGGCGATGCCCTATGCCATTTTAAGCGACCATTTGCCGGCATCCAAAATGGGCGTGTATATGGGGCTTTTTAATTTTTTTATAACTTTACCACAGATCGTATGTGGTTTTTTTGGTGGTATGATTATAAAATATTTCTTTCAGAGCCAGTCGATTTATGGCTTGTTACTTGCTGGGGTATTTATGTTTTTAGCTGCTTTTTTTGTTCCAAAAAGTAAGCAGTAAATAAAGATGAAGGATAGAAACGTTCGCAACCAAGAACGTTTCTATTTTTTGTTTACCCTCACTTGGTTTTCAATTTTCTTATAAAAATAAGTACTGCGGGTAAAAATGTAGTTCCTTTTATTGTTTACTGTGTTCGACTATATACGTACTAGGTGGCATCCCATAATGTTTATGAAAATCTCTGGAAAAATTTGACTGTACGGTGTAGCCTACCATCGTGGAGATCTGTGTAATATTATATTCTTTCTGGGTAAGCAGTTCGGCTGCCTTCTTTAAACGTGATATGTTGATTAGTTCATTAGGTGTCAGGTCCGAGAGCCCTTTGATTTTGCGATATAAAGTCGGACGACTCATATTCATTAACTTGGCAAGTTCTTCGACATTTAGATCGATATCTGAGATATTGTCATAAATTATGGTATTGAGCAAACTTATAAAGTCTTTATCTGGCGCGGAAACATTAATTTCGGCTAAATGTGTACTTGGAGAATTGGTAAAATAATTTTTAATTATTTTTCGATTGTTTAAAATGTTACGTAGCTGTACCATTAAAAATTCCATGGAAAAAGGCTTTTCAATATAAGCATCTGCCCCGATCTTCAGCCCTTGAATTTTAGCATCCAGTGCGTTTTTTGCCGTCAGGAATATCACTGGAATATGGCTGTAGAGAATATCTGTCTTAATGCGCTTACATAATGCAATGCCATCCATTATAGGCATCATGATATCTGTCAGAACAAGCTGTACATTGTCGCGGTCCAATATCTCAAGAGCTTCAGCTCCATTGTTAGCTCTTAGAATGGTATAGTTTATTTTGAGTTCCTTGTTGAGATAGGCAAGTATTTCCTTATTGTCTTCGACGATAAGAATCACCGGTTTTTCAGTAGTTTCCTCCTCCTTGGCATACATTCCGCGTTCTTCAGTCTTGTAATTCTCTTCGAGAAAAGGTTTGATATCGAGCGACTGCTCCTGGAAGATAGGAAGTGAAAGCAGAAAAATATTTCTTTGTTCTTCGGTATAAACTAGCGATAAGGAACCCTGATGAAGCTCCACAAGTGAGCGGGAGAGTGGAAGACCAATGCCAGTACCAGTATCTTTATCAGATTCATTCAGGCGATA
The window above is part of the Sphingobacterium sp. ML3W genome. Proteins encoded here:
- a CDS encoding MFS transporter gives rise to the protein MGNKPELSISQVINMSFGFLGIQMGFALQNGNASRILQSFGADVEHLSLFWLAAPITGMIVQPIIGHYSDRTWTALGRRRPYILVGALLTTLTLFLMPNAAMFTLLLPPLWIGAGLLMFMDASINVTMEPFRALIGDNLPSSQRSLGFSIQTFLIGVGAVVGSLMPYVFTKYFGFSGTTAAGPIPENVIYSFYAGGLVLLCTVLWSVLKTKEYSPKELQSFTENIDQVQENSTAFGLRTILRDIKAMPQVMKKLGWVQFFSWFALFMMWVYSTPAIAESVFYLKEGDRTDLYMEAANWVGVLFGIYNGVSAIYALFIPKIARRYGRSRTHAFGLMVGGLSLISLFLIKDANMLILPMIGIGIAWGSILAMPYAILSDHLPASKMGVYMGLFNFFITLPQIVCGFFGGMIIKYFFQSQSIYGLLLAGVFMFLAAFFVPKSKQ